From Deltaproteobacteria bacterium, one genomic window encodes:
- a CDS encoding restriction endonuclease subunit S produces MGEVAEIIAGHPLYRFEGDTGPAIPIINIRDLEHAADLTHFLETAAISDPARFGRARILPDDVIVTARGTQLRSVLAPARWQGAVASSNLMLIRPKPEILLPELLSVFLQSPAGVKAFEQRRTGTQLLKLTLRDLAEIEVPVPPLSEQRQLADLLRSAQDYYVNARYAAEMRLMAARQIVSERILPPRKPATGDPE; encoded by the coding sequence TTGGGCGAGGTTGCCGAGATCATCGCCGGTCACCCGCTCTACCGGTTCGAGGGCGACACAGGACCTGCGATCCCGATTATCAATATCCGCGACCTGGAACACGCCGCCGATCTGACTCACTTCCTGGAAACGGCCGCCATCTCCGATCCGGCCAGATTCGGGCGTGCCCGGATTCTTCCCGACGATGTGATTGTGACGGCGAGAGGGACGCAGCTCCGGTCGGTTCTGGCCCCGGCCCGCTGGCAGGGCGCGGTCGCCTCATCGAACCTCATGCTCATCCGGCCGAAGCCGGAGATACTACTCCCGGAACTGCTGTCGGTATTTCTCCAGTCGCCCGCCGGGGTGAAAGCGTTCGAGCAGCGCCGGACCGGCACTCAGTTACTCAAGCTCACCCTTCGGGATCTGGCCGAAATCGAAGTGCCGGTGCCGCCGCTTTCCGAACAGCGCCAGCTCGCGGACCTGCTCCGCTCTGCCCAGGACTATTACGTCAACGCCCGCTACGCCGCCGAGATGCGTCTGATGGCGGCGCGCCAGATCGTGTCGGAACGGATTCTGCCCCCGCGCAAGCCCGCCACTGGAGACCCTGAATGA
- a CDS encoding SAM-dependent DNA methyltransferase: MKTTSTSQLFGHIWKAADILRGSIDSSDYKGFIFAMMFLKRANDVFEEEAEKILKETGDRKLAYEDEDEHPIFVPKRARWEELRKKSTQLGDTLNKACEALEHSNSTLEGVLAGIDFNDEHRLGDAKQRDMLLAKLILHFSEISLRNADLPEPDALGRVYEYLIEKFADDAGKKGGEFYTPRGVVQLLAELLEPKEGMRICDPTCGSGGMLIECAHKIENDGGNPRNLSLFGQEKNLGTWAIAKMNLLLHGLPDAQVAKGDTIRDPKFLEKGELMLFDRVIANPPFSLDEWGRDAAEADRFGRFRFGVPPASKGDLAFLQHMVATLNAKGMLGVVMPHGVLFRGGAEGKIREGLLKEDLFEAVIGLPVNLFYGTGIPAAILVLRRSGAKPPARRGKVLFINAPDGFESAPNQNKLRPQDIERIARAFKAFRDEENFARVVPLKEIEDNGFNLNISRYVEMGGEDAIPDVREALKALRVAEAKRDEAEKRMNRMLRELGFE, encoded by the coding sequence ATGAAAACCACCAGCACCAGCCAGCTCTTCGGCCACATCTGGAAAGCCGCCGACATCTTGCGCGGCTCCATCGACTCGTCCGACTACAAGGGGTTCATCTTCGCGATGATGTTCCTCAAGCGCGCCAACGACGTGTTCGAGGAAGAGGCCGAGAAAATTTTGAAGGAAACCGGCGACCGCAAGCTCGCCTACGAAGACGAGGACGAGCACCCGATCTTCGTGCCCAAGCGTGCGCGGTGGGAGGAACTCCGCAAGAAATCCACCCAGCTGGGCGACACCCTCAACAAGGCTTGCGAAGCGCTGGAACACTCCAATTCGACGCTTGAAGGCGTCCTTGCCGGCATCGACTTCAACGACGAGCACCGGCTGGGCGACGCCAAGCAGCGCGACATGCTGCTGGCGAAACTGATCCTTCATTTCTCGGAGATCAGCCTGCGGAACGCCGATCTGCCGGAGCCCGACGCGCTCGGCCGGGTCTATGAATACCTGATCGAGAAGTTCGCCGACGACGCCGGCAAGAAGGGCGGCGAGTTCTACACCCCGCGCGGCGTCGTCCAGCTTCTGGCGGAACTGCTCGAACCGAAAGAAGGGATGCGGATCTGCGACCCCACCTGCGGATCGGGCGGCATGCTGATCGAATGCGCGCACAAGATCGAGAATGACGGCGGCAACCCGCGCAACCTCTCCCTGTTCGGGCAGGAGAAGAACCTGGGCACCTGGGCCATCGCCAAGATGAACCTGCTCCTTCACGGGCTGCCGGACGCGCAGGTCGCCAAGGGGGACACGATCCGCGATCCCAAGTTCCTGGAAAAGGGCGAACTGATGCTGTTCGACCGGGTGATTGCCAATCCGCCGTTCAGCCTGGACGAATGGGGCCGCGATGCGGCCGAGGCCGACCGGTTCGGGCGCTTCAGGTTCGGCGTTCCGCCCGCCAGCAAGGGCGACCTAGCGTTCCTCCAGCACATGGTTGCGACGCTCAATGCCAAGGGCATGCTCGGCGTCGTCATGCCGCACGGCGTGCTGTTCCGGGGCGGTGCCGAAGGGAAGATCCGCGAAGGTCTCCTGAAGGAAGACCTGTTCGAGGCGGTGATCGGCCTGCCGGTGAACCTGTTCTACGGAACCGGGATTCCGGCGGCGATCCTGGTGCTGCGCCGGTCCGGAGCGAAACCGCCCGCCCGGCGCGGCAAGGTGCTGTTTATCAACGCACCGGACGGATTCGAGAGCGCCCCGAACCAGAACAAGCTCCGGCCGCAGGATATCGAGCGGATCGCCAGGGCGTTCAAGGCCTTCAGGGACGAGGAGAACTTCGCCCGCGTCGTGCCGCTGAAAGAGATCGAGGACAACGGCTTCAACCTGAACATCTCCCGCTACGTGGAGATGGGCGGTGAAGATGCGATCCCCGACGTCCGCGAGGCGCTGAAAGCGCTCCGCGTCGCGGAAGCAAAGCGCGATGAGGCCGAGAAGCGCATGAACAGGATGCTCAGGGAACTCGGGTTCGAGTGA
- a CDS encoding restriction endonuclease subunit S, whose translation MTKPLPKGWRRVRLGEFLSPSKLRFVVRDDVTYTQVTVRIRHKGIVARGYEQGSNIKTKNQNQIKAGQFLISKIDARNGACGIVPPELDDAVTTHDFLAYDVNPEIVDPGFWDIYSSLPSFVELCALASEGTTNRVRLRPDEFLDMEIVLPPLPEQKRIAATLQSVDAAIRANEEVIEKTRDLKKSLANELLTRGIPGRHKRFKDSPIGKIPVDWEVKRLGGLLLRIEAGKSPKCEDRPASPEEWGVLKVSAVSWGTFHAHENKALLPSTLPFPDSEVQEGDLLLSRANTPDLVGRCVIVGKVRRRLLLSDKTLRLVPNDRLTSKQFLNIALNSPDARIQISLNATGSSRSMKNISQETLRDVVLPIPPIDEQRQITEALDTTDPRDIEAKTAVQEYRKVGALLRSSLLAGISV comes from the coding sequence GTGACCAAGCCCCTTCCCAAAGGCTGGCGCCGCGTGCGGCTGGGCGAGTTTCTATCGCCGAGCAAGCTGCGCTTCGTTGTGCGCGACGACGTTACGTACACTCAAGTGACCGTAAGGATTCGCCATAAAGGCATCGTGGCAAGAGGTTACGAACAAGGTTCAAACATCAAGACGAAAAACCAGAATCAAATCAAAGCAGGGCAGTTTCTTATATCCAAGATCGACGCGCGTAACGGGGCCTGTGGTATTGTCCCACCAGAGCTTGATGATGCAGTAACGACTCACGACTTTCTTGCGTACGACGTCAATCCTGAAATTGTCGATCCGGGATTTTGGGACATCTATTCGTCGCTACCTTCGTTTGTCGAACTCTGTGCTTTGGCGAGTGAAGGGACAACGAATCGCGTTCGCCTGCGCCCCGATGAATTCCTGGACATGGAGATAGTGCTCCCTCCTCTCCCCGAGCAAAAACGGATCGCCGCCACCCTCCAGTCCGTCGACGCCGCCATCCGGGCCAACGAAGAGGTCATCGAAAAGACCCGCGACCTGAAAAAATCGCTCGCCAACGAGCTGCTGACCCGCGGTATCCCCGGCCGGCATAAGCGGTTCAAGGATTCCCCCATCGGCAAGATACCGGTGGACTGGGAGGTGAAGCGGCTGGGGGGCCTTCTTCTCCGGATCGAAGCAGGCAAAAGCCCCAAGTGTGAAGACCGTCCCGCCTCTCCAGAGGAATGGGGCGTGCTGAAAGTGAGCGCGGTAAGCTGGGGCACTTTTCATGCCCATGAGAATAAAGCGTTACTACCGTCGACATTGCCGTTCCCAGATTCTGAAGTTCAGGAGGGCGATCTTCTTCTTAGCAGAGCGAACACGCCGGATCTCGTTGGCCGTTGCGTAATCGTCGGGAAGGTGCGTCGACGCCTCCTGCTGTCTGACAAGACCCTTCGTCTTGTTCCCAATGATCGCCTCACCAGTAAACAGTTTCTAAATATCGCGTTGAATTCTCCCGATGCCAGAATACAGATTTCGTTAAATGCCACAGGCTCGTCACGCTCCATGAAGAATATTTCCCAAGAGACGCTACGGGATGTCGTCCTCCCTATACCGCCCATTGACGAACAGCGCCAGATCACTGAAGCGCTCGACACTACCGATCCGCGAGATATCGAAGCGAAAACTGCCGTCCAGGAATATCGGAAAGTCGGTGCTTTACTACGGAGTTCTCTATTAGCGGGGATAAGTGTATGA
- a CDS encoding WYL domain-containing protein, which produces MNSLITDAVRERRVLTFTYDGFERQVEPYTYGKLTTGYEGLRAFQTGGGSRSGNQPMWRLFHVNRIRGLALTEDRFTNPRPDYNPQDSDFRTIWAGV; this is translated from the coding sequence ATGAACTCACTCATTACAGACGCCGTCCGCGAGCGCCGCGTCCTGACCTTCACCTATGATGGTTTTGAACGGCAGGTCGAGCCCTATACCTATGGAAAGCTGACGACCGGATATGAAGGGTTGCGGGCGTTCCAGACCGGCGGCGGTTCGCGCTCCGGCAACCAGCCCATGTGGCGGCTGTTCCACGTCAACAGGATTCGCGGCCTCGCCCTGACCGAGGACCGGTTCACCAACCCAAGACCCGACTACAACCCCCAGGATTCCGACTTCCGGACCATCTGGGCGGGGGTGTGA
- a CDS encoding DUF4917 family protein, giving the protein MAKGINTTGVRLLDYKEVLSSLPEKKKRHLLLGNGFSRALRNDIFSYDALFDQADFTSIDPRIKDLFGSLGTTDFETVMRVLRDASNLINVYLPKDKLLANTLIEHSNALKGLLAKTISDNHPAHPNEIKEEQYQHCRIFLNSFKDVYTLNYDLLLYWTLMHEELGDSLSNDDGFRTPDSGEQEYVTWEVENSNKQTVFYLHGALHLFDAGAELQKYTWKNTQVRLIKQIQNALEEDRYPLIVAEGTADGKRRQIKHSGYLTRGFRSLSNIGETMIMFGVSCSKQDEHILKAIEKGSGNGITDIYVSIFGDPDSDANKRIIRRAKQMGIARPKYRKALTVSFFDASTAKVWG; this is encoded by the coding sequence ATGGCCAAGGGAATAAATACTACGGGTGTACGGCTCCTTGATTACAAGGAAGTCCTGTCGTCACTCCCTGAAAAGAAGAAGCGCCACCTTCTCCTTGGGAACGGCTTCAGCCGCGCACTGCGCAACGACATTTTCTCTTACGATGCGTTGTTTGACCAGGCGGATTTCACGTCAATTGATCCCAGAATCAAGGATCTCTTCGGATCCCTTGGCACCACCGATTTTGAAACTGTTATGCGCGTGCTTAGAGATGCATCGAACCTGATCAACGTATACTTGCCCAAAGATAAGTTGCTTGCGAATACCCTCATCGAACATTCCAATGCCTTAAAAGGCCTCTTGGCCAAAACTATTTCCGACAACCACCCCGCTCATCCAAACGAAATCAAGGAAGAGCAGTATCAGCATTGCCGCATTTTTCTGAATTCGTTCAAAGATGTTTATACGCTGAACTATGACCTTCTGCTTTATTGGACCCTCATGCACGAAGAGCTGGGAGATTCGCTTTCCAATGATGACGGCTTCCGTACGCCAGATTCAGGTGAGCAGGAGTATGTCACCTGGGAAGTCGAGAATTCTAACAAGCAGACGGTTTTCTATCTCCATGGCGCGCTCCACTTGTTTGATGCTGGCGCTGAGCTCCAGAAATACACTTGGAAGAACACGCAGGTACGATTGATCAAGCAGATTCAAAACGCCCTCGAAGAAGACCGCTATCCACTAATCGTTGCTGAAGGAACCGCCGATGGAAAACGACGCCAGATCAAGCATAGCGGCTATTTAACGAGGGGTTTCCGCAGTCTTTCCAATATTGGCGAGACCATGATTATGTTTGGTGTTTCGTGTTCCAAACAGGATGAGCACATCCTCAAAGCGATAGAAAAGGGAAGTGGCAATGGCATCACCGATATATACGTAAGCATTTTCGGCGATCCCGATAGTGACGCCAATAAACGCATTATCCGCCGCGCCAAACAGATGGGAATCGCTCGGCCCAAATACCGAAAAGCATTGACCGTCTCCTTCTTTGACGCGTCAACCGCAAAGGTCTGGGGCTAA
- a CDS encoding HsdR family type I site-specific deoxyribonuclease, translating into MSDTLSRLDQLRATWQARLPLSSDDLRRLREHWEIVHTYNSNAIEGNTLTLGETKAILIDGITISGKPLREILEATNHKSAMGLLYRLAESKTPLTEPEILDLHRLILNAIRPDDAGRYRTDTVRVGGSRHVFPNPAKVPDLMAEFVAGIAKETGHPVKIAARAHFRFVAIHPFADGNGRTARLLMNLLLMRSGYPPAFLPVERRGEYYDLLEESHTKGTGRFESFIAECVAESLEDTLEGLGGVDAAPAAPAAAPATKTRPAGTAGRSSRWNEEDLSEGPAVALLEKLGWTFIESERLNSDRDTNRDAILARRLEKALRRLNPWLSDDNLHRAVRSVTHIPATGLIEANERVHRTLVHTLSLEQDLNDGRGKIGRDVHFIDFANSRNNEFVVTRQFDVQGANQRRIFDAVCFVNGLPLAIIECKSPTLGEKWFEEAMKSLNLYQEAKDEYAGQGVPKAFEATQVVAALAGSSGAKLATVLTPDRHYAEWREPFPLSREAVAGLVGREVTPQDLLIASALSPESLLDLVSNFVVFEPEGARRVKKLAKYQQFIAVNRALDRIRTAPDPAARGGIVWHTQGSGKSLTMLWLAVKLRRLAALENPSIVIVTDRTDLDTQISETFERCGFPNPQQAKSVRHLAELLGAGSGLTITTTIQKFQGVSGGKQTALNEASNLFVLVDEAHRTQYKSLAARMRQALPNACFLGFTGTPIDKNDRSTPKVFGPYIHTYPIQQAVEDGATVPIYYEGRLTELHVEGSSLDAVFGRVFADKSDDEKAAIRKKFVTYEAVAGAPSRITRICTDLVDHFEKFIRPNGFKAQVVACTRDAAVTYLETLERLGAPECALIMSGTHTDEDRLARHHKSREQQKELIARFINKDDPLSILVVCDMLLTGFDAPVEQVMYLDSPLKEHNLLQAIARVNRTAEGKTYGLVVDYWGISDELQDALAVFDPKDIQGALVEISSELPRLENRHRQVMDLFRKVDRKDPEACLRILEPEDRRAEFEAKFRKFAQSMDMVLPDPAALKFQKDLTWLGKLRVMARARFRDDSLDLSGCGAKVKKLIEEYVRADEVVQLTEPVSIFSKRFDEEVDKLKSPEAKASEMEHAVKHEISVKISEDPVFYQKLSERLEEIIRDRREHRIQAAEAIKRLQLVLDELRGRHQQANSLGLSDEELAFFNAIQAPGSSNTLKEEPAPYGNAHSPQEQERAKLAAEVFAMLKELAVIDWVRKEDVQREMRRQVKRRLRFAGFGDDETEKLTTSLMDLARARLAK; encoded by the coding sequence GTGAGCGATACTCTTTCTCGTCTAGACCAGCTTCGGGCCACCTGGCAGGCCCGGTTGCCGCTGTCGTCCGACGATCTCAGGCGGCTGCGCGAGCACTGGGAAATCGTTCACACCTACAACTCGAACGCGATCGAAGGGAATACGCTTACCCTCGGCGAGACCAAGGCGATCCTGATCGACGGGATCACCATCAGCGGCAAGCCGCTTCGGGAAATCCTCGAAGCCACCAATCACAAGTCGGCGATGGGGCTTCTCTACCGGCTGGCCGAGTCAAAGACGCCGCTGACGGAACCGGAAATCCTGGACCTTCACCGGCTGATCCTGAACGCGATCCGGCCCGACGACGCCGGGCGCTACCGCACAGATACGGTTCGGGTCGGTGGTTCCCGTCATGTATTTCCGAACCCGGCCAAGGTCCCGGACCTGATGGCGGAGTTTGTTGCCGGGATTGCGAAGGAAACTGGCCATCCGGTGAAAATCGCCGCCCGCGCCCACTTCCGGTTTGTCGCCATTCACCCGTTCGCCGACGGCAACGGACGTACAGCCCGTCTGCTGATGAACCTGCTGCTCATGAGGTCGGGCTATCCGCCTGCGTTCCTGCCGGTCGAACGGCGGGGCGAGTATTACGACCTGCTCGAAGAGTCTCATACAAAGGGGACGGGCCGCTTCGAATCATTCATCGCCGAATGCGTGGCGGAGTCTCTTGAAGATACGCTTGAGGGGTTGGGCGGAGTGGATGCGGCTCCGGCGGCTCCTGCCGCCGCTCCGGCAACAAAGACCAGACCGGCGGGCACGGCCGGGCGCTCGTCCCGGTGGAACGAGGAAGACCTCTCGGAGGGACCGGCCGTGGCCTTGCTGGAAAAGCTGGGCTGGACATTCATCGAGAGCGAACGCCTGAATTCCGACCGGGATACGAACCGGGACGCGATTCTGGCCAGACGGCTGGAGAAGGCGCTCCGGAGGCTGAACCCGTGGCTGTCGGACGACAATCTCCACCGGGCCGTCCGCTCGGTCACGCATATCCCCGCCACGGGCCTGATCGAGGCGAACGAGCGGGTTCACCGGACCCTCGTGCATACGCTGTCGCTGGAACAGGACCTGAACGACGGACGCGGGAAGATCGGCCGCGACGTCCATTTCATCGACTTCGCCAATTCGCGGAATAACGAGTTCGTCGTCACCCGGCAGTTCGATGTCCAGGGGGCCAATCAGCGGCGGATCTTCGATGCCGTCTGCTTCGTGAACGGTCTCCCGCTGGCGATCATCGAGTGCAAGTCGCCCACGCTCGGCGAAAAGTGGTTCGAGGAGGCGATGAAATCCCTGAACCTCTATCAGGAGGCGAAGGACGAATACGCCGGTCAGGGCGTCCCGAAGGCGTTCGAAGCGACACAGGTGGTCGCCGCGCTTGCGGGCTCGTCCGGGGCAAAACTCGCCACCGTGCTGACTCCGGACCGGCATTATGCCGAGTGGCGGGAGCCGTTCCCACTATCGCGGGAGGCCGTCGCTGGTCTCGTCGGCCGCGAGGTGACGCCACAGGATCTTCTGATCGCGAGCGCCCTTTCGCCGGAAAGCCTGCTCGACCTCGTTTCGAACTTCGTCGTTTTTGAACCCGAAGGGGCGAGGCGCGTCAAGAAACTCGCCAAGTACCAGCAGTTCATCGCCGTGAACCGGGCGCTAGACCGCATCAGAACCGCTCCTGACCCGGCGGCCCGTGGCGGCATAGTCTGGCACACCCAGGGCTCGGGCAAATCGCTCACGATGCTCTGGCTGGCGGTGAAACTGCGCCGGCTGGCGGCTCTGGAGAACCCGTCCATTGTGATCGTCACGGACCGTACGGATCTCGACACCCAGATCAGCGAGACCTTTGAGCGGTGCGGCTTCCCGAATCCCCAGCAGGCGAAAAGCGTCCGGCATCTGGCCGAACTACTCGGGGCCGGATCGGGCCTCACGATCACGACAACGATCCAGAAGTTTCAGGGCGTGTCCGGCGGCAAGCAGACGGCCCTGAACGAGGCGTCGAACCTGTTTGTCCTTGTCGATGAGGCGCACCGGACCCAGTACAAATCGCTCGCGGCCCGCATGCGTCAGGCCCTTCCGAATGCCTGCTTCCTGGGTTTTACCGGAACGCCGATCGACAAGAACGACCGTTCCACCCCGAAGGTTTTCGGCCCCTACATCCATACCTATCCGATCCAGCAGGCGGTGGAAGACGGCGCGACGGTTCCCATTTATTACGAAGGCCGTCTGACCGAGCTTCACGTCGAAGGCTCGTCGCTCGATGCGGTATTTGGCCGGGTGTTCGCGGACAAGTCGGATGATGAAAAGGCGGCCATCCGCAAGAAGTTCGTCACCTACGAGGCGGTCGCCGGGGCTCCGAGCCGGATCACGCGAATCTGCACGGACCTCGTCGACCATTTCGAGAAGTTCATCCGGCCGAACGGATTCAAGGCGCAGGTTGTCGCCTGCACGCGGGACGCCGCCGTCACCTACCTTGAAACGCTGGAACGGCTGGGAGCACCCGAGTGCGCGCTCATCATGTCCGGCACCCATACGGATGAGGACCGGCTCGCACGGCATCACAAGTCCAGGGAACAGCAGAAGGAGCTGATCGCCCGGTTTATCAACAAGGACGATCCGCTTTCAATTTTAGTCGTCTGCGACATGCTGCTGACCGGCTTCGATGCGCCGGTCGAACAGGTGATGTATCTGGACAGCCCCCTCAAAGAGCACAATCTTCTCCAGGCAATCGCCCGCGTGAACCGCACGGCCGAAGGCAAGACTTACGGTCTTGTGGTGGACTACTGGGGCATCTCCGATGAACTCCAGGACGCGCTGGCCGTTTTCGATCCCAAAGACATTCAGGGCGCGCTGGTGGAGATTTCCAGCGAGCTGCCGAGGCTGGAGAACCGGCACCGGCAGGTCATGGACCTGTTCAGGAAGGTGGACCGCAAAGACCCGGAAGCCTGTCTCCGGATTCTGGAGCCTGAAGACCGGCGGGCCGAGTTCGAAGCGAAGTTCCGCAAGTTCGCCCAGAGCATGGACATGGTTCTGCCCGATCCCGCCGCCCTGAAGTTCCAGAAAGACCTGACCTGGCTTGGCAAACTCCGCGTCATGGCCCGTGCGCGGTTCCGCGATGATAGCCTCGATCTCTCCGGCTGCGGCGCAAAGGTCAAAAAACTCATTGAGGAATACGTACGAGCTGACGAGGTTGTCCAACTCACGGAGCCGGTTTCGATCTTCTCGAAGCGGTTCGATGAAGAAGTGGACAAGCTCAAGTCTCCGGAGGCGAAAGCCAGCGAGATGGAACACGCCGTCAAGCACGAGATCAGTGTCAAGATCTCCGAAGACCCCGTGTTCTACCAGAAACTCTCGGAACGTCTGGAGGAGATTATCCGTGACCGCAGGGAGCATCGTATCCAGGCGGCAGAGGCGATCAAGCGGCTGCAACTGGTCCTCGACGAACTCCGTGGCCGTCATCAGCAAGCGAACTCTTTGGGCCTAAGTGATGAGGAACTAGCGTTTTTCAACGCGATCCAGGCGCCGGGGAGTTCCAATACGCTCAAGGAGGAACCCGCTCCATATGGGAATGCTCACTCTCCCCAAGAGCAGGAACGGGCGAAACTCGCCGCGGAAGTTTTCGCCATGCTTAAAGAACTCGCCGTCATTGACTGGGTCCGCAAAGAGGATGTCCAGAGGGAAATGCGCCGTCAGGTCAAGCGGCGACTCCGCTTCGCTGGGTTCGGCGATGATGAGACAGAAAAACTGACCACCTCGCTGATGGATCTCGCCAGAGCACGGCTCGCGAAGTGA
- a CDS encoding M48 family metallopeptidase, whose amino-acid sequence MVLRSFQFGNTRISYRTIRSSRRTTIGIAVKPDGKVVASVPQGITVSKVDRAIRSKARWIYQKQLEARELQSQQPSGREFVDGETFKYLGRGYRLRISVGHQSEVRLMNGRLRVIVANKPASGRKPELVRSALIEWYRQHAIQRLAERMDYWSRRMGISRPRMLLGDQNRRWGSCSAKGEVRINWRIIQAPMRIVDYVIVHELVHLIHPDHSRAYWKALHRVLPDAPQRKSRLYLIGPELMW is encoded by the coding sequence ATGGTACTTCGTTCCTTCCAGTTCGGTAACACCCGAATCAGCTACCGGACGATCCGCTCCAGCCGGCGGACCACAATAGGCATTGCTGTAAAACCAGACGGGAAAGTTGTGGCTTCGGTGCCACAGGGCATAACGGTTTCCAAAGTGGACCGGGCCATTCGGTCCAAAGCCCGTTGGATCTACCAGAAGCAGCTTGAGGCGCGGGAGTTACAGTCCCAGCAGCCTTCCGGCAGGGAATTCGTTGACGGCGAGACGTTCAAATATCTGGGCCGGGGGTACCGGTTGCGGATTTCAGTGGGTCACCAGTCCGAGGTTCGTCTGATGAATGGCCGCTTAAGAGTCATCGTGGCAAACAAGCCCGCGAGTGGGCGCAAGCCTGAGCTGGTCCGTTCCGCCCTGATAGAATGGTATCGACAGCATGCGATCCAGCGTCTCGCCGAACGAATGGATTACTGGTCCAGAAGGATGGGGATATCACGTCCCAGAATGTTGCTGGGAGACCAGAATCGCCGCTGGGGGAGTTGTAGCGCGAAAGGCGAAGTCCGGATCAACTGGCGGATTATTCAGGCCCCCATGAGGATCGTAGACTATGTGATTGTCCACGAACTGGTCCATCTGATCCATCCGGATCACTCAAGGGCATACTGGAAAGCGCTTCATCGTGTCTTGCCGGATGCGCCTCAACGAAAATCCCGCCTGTATCTCATCGGCCCCGAGCTGATGTGGTGA